A single Micromonospora sp. CCTCC AA 2012012 DNA region contains:
- the pheS gene encoding phenylalanine--tRNA ligase subunit alpha, translating to MSYRNDPYDPKQVALLDPDALAEAVADAEQAFAAAADPDALTALRPAHLGDRSPVSLARREIGALPPAAKSDAGKRVNEARRAIEAAYAARQETVEREQAERVLVTERVDVTLPYDRRPRGARHPLSTLMEQISDLFVGMGYEVAEGPEVELEWTNFDALNIPADHPARGLMDTFHIAPPAGSAAAGEAGAAAGGSARSGLVLRTHTSPVQARTMLTRKPPIYVIVPGRVYRTDELDATHAPVFHQVEGLVVDKGITMAHLRGTLDHFARAMFGEGAKTRFRPHYFPFTEPSAEFDVWFPEHRDGPRWVEWGGCGMVNPRVLRACGIDPEVYSGFAFGMGIDRTVMFRHGVSDMRDMAEGDVRFTRAFGA from the coding sequence ATGAGCTACCGCAACGATCCGTACGACCCGAAGCAGGTCGCCCTGCTCGACCCGGACGCCCTGGCCGAGGCCGTGGCCGACGCCGAGCAGGCGTTCGCCGCCGCCGCCGACCCGGACGCGTTGACCGCGCTGCGCCCCGCGCACCTCGGTGACCGGTCACCGGTCTCGCTGGCCCGCCGGGAGATCGGCGCGCTGCCGCCGGCCGCGAAGTCCGACGCCGGCAAGCGGGTCAACGAGGCCCGACGCGCCATCGAGGCCGCGTACGCCGCCCGACAGGAGACGGTGGAGCGCGAGCAGGCCGAGCGGGTGCTGGTCACCGAGCGGGTCGACGTGACCCTGCCGTACGACCGCCGCCCGCGCGGCGCGCGGCACCCGCTGTCCACCCTGATGGAGCAGATCAGCGACCTCTTCGTCGGGATGGGCTACGAGGTGGCCGAGGGGCCCGAGGTCGAGCTGGAGTGGACCAACTTCGACGCCCTCAACATCCCCGCCGACCACCCGGCCCGCGGCCTGATGGACACCTTCCACATCGCACCCCCGGCGGGTTCCGCCGCCGCCGGCGAAGCCGGTGCGGCAGCCGGCGGCTCAGCGCGCTCGGGCCTTGTTCTTCGCACCCACACGTCGCCGGTGCAGGCGCGCACCATGCTGACCCGCAAGCCGCCGATCTATGTCATCGTGCCCGGCCGGGTCTATCGCACCGACGAGCTGGACGCCACCCACGCCCCGGTCTTCCACCAGGTCGAGGGCCTGGTGGTGGACAAGGGCATCACGATGGCGCACCTGCGCGGCACGCTGGACCACTTCGCCCGGGCCATGTTCGGCGAGGGGGCGAAGACCCGGTTCCGCCCGCACTACTTCCCGTTCACCGAGCCGTCCGCCGAGTTCGACGTCTGGTTCCCGGAGCACCGGGACGGACCGCGCTGGGTCGAGTGGGGCGGCTGCGGCATGGTCAACCCGCGGGTGCTGCGCGCCTGCGGCATCGACCCGGAGGTCTACTCCGGATTCGCCTTCGGCATGGGCATCGACCGCACGGTCATGTTCCGGCACGGGGTCAGCGACATGCGGGACATGGCCGAGGGCGACGTGCGGTTCACCCGCGCGTTCGGGGCCTGA
- a CDS encoding TrmH family RNA methyltransferase yields the protein MQSPSRGRRLDAVSGPFTPRTPRVVAARRLQRRRDREAAGRFLAEGPQAVREALARAGTVTELFGTPAALDRYADLAAQAAHADVPVSEVTGEGLAALAETVAPQGLVAVCRHLDVPLAEALSHGPRLVAVLAEIRDPGNAGTVLRTADAAGAGAVVFAGEAVDPYNGKCVRASAGSLFHVDVVRAPDPTDVVAALRTAGLTVLATTGYGDSDLDDLIDYGRLAAPTAWLFGSEAHGLPEELTAAADARVRVPLHGRAESLNLAAAAAVCLYASARALR from the coding sequence ATGCAGTCACCATCGCGCGGGAGGCGCCTCGACGCTGTCTCCGGCCCGTTCACCCCGCGTACCCCCAGGGTGGTCGCCGCCCGCCGGCTCCAGCGCCGCCGGGACCGCGAGGCCGCCGGCCGGTTCCTGGCCGAGGGCCCGCAGGCGGTCCGCGAGGCCCTGGCCCGCGCCGGGACCGTCACCGAACTCTTCGGTACGCCGGCCGCCCTCGACCGGTACGCCGACCTCGCGGCGCAGGCCGCCCACGCCGACGTACCCGTCTCCGAGGTGACCGGCGAGGGCCTCGCGGCGCTCGCCGAGACCGTCGCCCCGCAGGGCCTGGTCGCCGTCTGCCGGCACCTCGACGTGCCGCTGGCCGAGGCGCTGTCGCACGGGCCCCGGCTGGTCGCCGTGCTCGCCGAGATCCGCGACCCGGGCAACGCCGGCACCGTGCTGCGCACCGCCGACGCCGCCGGCGCGGGCGCGGTGGTCTTCGCCGGCGAGGCGGTCGACCCGTACAACGGCAAGTGCGTGCGGGCGTCGGCCGGCAGCCTCTTCCACGTCGACGTGGTCCGCGCCCCCGACCCGACGGACGTGGTCGCCGCGCTGCGCACCGCCGGGCTCACCGTGCTCGCCACGACCGGGTACGGCGACAGCGACCTGGACGACCTGATCGACTACGGCCGGCTCGCCGCTCCCACCGCCTGGCTCTTCGGCTCGGAGGCGCACGGGCTGCCCGAGGAGCTGACGGCCGCCGCCGACGCCCGGGTCCGGGTGCCGCTGCACGGGCGCGCCGAGAGCCTGAACCTGGCTGCGGCCGCCGCCGTCTGCCTGTACGCTTCAGCCAGAGCACTGCGCTGA
- the rplT gene encoding 50S ribosomal protein L20, which translates to MARVKRAVNAQKKRRTLLETASGYRGQRSRLYRKAKEQVLHSMQYAYRDRRDRKGDFRQLWIQRINAGARANGMTYNRLIQGLRLAGIEVDRKILADLAVNDAAAFAAIVELARAAVAAEGTGGAAAQAA; encoded by the coding sequence ATGGCACGCGTCAAGCGGGCTGTTAACGCCCAGAAGAAGCGTCGTACCCTGCTCGAGACCGCCAGCGGTTACCGCGGTCAGCGCTCCCGGCTGTACCGCAAGGCCAAGGAGCAGGTGCTGCACTCGATGCAGTACGCCTACCGGGACCGTCGTGACCGCAAGGGCGACTTCCGGCAGCTCTGGATCCAGCGCATCAACGCTGGCGCCCGGGCCAACGGCATGACCTACAACCGGCTGATCCAGGGCCTGCGCCTGGCCGGCATCGAGGTCGACCGCAAGATCCTGGCCGACCTGGCCGTCAACGACGCCGCGGCCTTCGCCGCGATCGTCGAGCTGGCCCGCGCCGCCGTGGCGGCCGAGGGCACCGGTGGCGCCGCGGCCCAGGCCGCCTGA
- the rpmI gene encoding 50S ribosomal protein L35, protein MPKMKSHTGMGKRVKVTGKGKIVAQQAGLRHNLEKKASTQTRRLTGTVELAKVDVKRIKKLLGR, encoded by the coding sequence ATGCCGAAGATGAAGAGCCACACGGGTATGGGCAAGCGGGTCAAGGTGACCGGCAAGGGCAAGATCGTTGCCCAGCAGGCCGGCCTTCGCCACAACCTGGAGAAGAAGGCGTCCACCCAGACCCGGCGGCTGACCGGCACGGTCGAGCTGGCCAAGGTTGACGTCAAGCGAATCAAGAAGCTGCTCGGCCGCTGA
- the infC gene encoding translation initiation factor IF-3 yields MNEQIRAREVRLVGPEGEQVGIVPLERALQLAADVDLDLVEVAPMARPPVCKLMDFGKFKYESALKAREARRNQQQTVIKEMKLRPKIDPHDYETKKGHVVRFLKAGDKVKVTIMFRGREQSRPELGYRLLRRLESEITDLGYVEAAPKQDGRNMIMVLAPHRAVKASAVAATASRGGPRERAEETGAPEAGETPAAGETAAAGETGPTAETSGQ; encoded by the coding sequence GTGAACGAACAGATCCGGGCACGTGAGGTCCGACTGGTCGGCCCTGAGGGTGAGCAGGTGGGCATCGTCCCGCTGGAGCGCGCCCTGCAGCTGGCCGCGGACGTCGACCTGGACCTGGTCGAGGTTGCGCCGATGGCGCGCCCGCCGGTGTGCAAGCTCATGGACTTCGGCAAGTTCAAGTACGAGAGCGCACTCAAGGCGCGCGAAGCGCGGCGTAACCAGCAGCAGACCGTCATCAAGGAGATGAAGCTCCGCCCGAAGATCGACCCGCACGACTACGAGACCAAGAAGGGTCACGTGGTGCGGTTCCTCAAGGCGGGCGACAAGGTCAAGGTGACGATCATGTTCCGCGGTCGCGAGCAGAGCCGCCCGGAGCTGGGTTACCGGCTCCTGCGTCGGCTCGAGTCTGAGATCACGGACCTGGGATACGTCGAGGCCGCTCCGAAGCAGGACGGTCGAAACATGATCATGGTGCTCGCTCCGCACCGGGCCGTGAAGGCCTCCGCGGTCGCCGCCACGGCGTCCCGTGGTGGACCTCGGGAACGGGCGGAGGAGACCGGTGCGCCGGAGGCCGGCGAGACTCCGGCAGCCGGTGAGACCGCAGCAGCCGGCGAGACCGGCCCGACCGCTGAGACCAGCGGCCAGTAA
- a CDS encoding PH domain-containing protein: MSEAQVTVRPRRIRLVCWASAAALLLVFSLVATSLTGRTGDGYGTFQRGDQLAMVGLGVLGALGILLFTRPRVVADAKGVRVRNVLGSYELPWEVVRGVRFDRGAPWASLELHDDDLLPMVALQAADKELAVAGVRALRRLHQAHLAALAGDAAPR; this comes from the coding sequence GTGAGCGAAGCACAGGTGACCGTGCGGCCGCGCCGGATCCGGCTGGTCTGCTGGGCGTCGGCGGCGGCCCTGCTGCTGGTGTTCAGCCTGGTGGCGACGTCGCTGACCGGTCGTACCGGGGACGGCTACGGCACCTTCCAGCGCGGCGACCAGCTCGCCATGGTCGGCCTGGGGGTCCTCGGCGCGCTCGGCATCCTGCTCTTCACCCGGCCCCGGGTGGTGGCCGACGCGAAGGGCGTCCGGGTGCGCAACGTGCTCGGCTCGTACGAGCTGCCGTGGGAGGTCGTCCGCGGGGTGCGGTTCGACCGGGGCGCCCCGTGGGCGAGCCTGGAGCTGCACGACGACGACCTGCTGCCGATGGTCGCCCTCCAGGCGGCCGACAAGGAACTCGCCGTGGCGGGTGTCCGCGCGCTGCGCCGGCTGCACCAGGCCCACCTGGCCGCCCTCGCCGGCGACGCCGCCCCCCGCTGA
- a CDS encoding DMT family transporter, protein MRPLPPSAALALVVLGGAASAAQGVVNAGLGERAGNPVLGAVVNNLGGSLLVALGLLAVPSMRAGLAALRRSGLPWWSYLGGLGGAAIVVIGTYVVPVLGVAVFTIAQVAGGSLGGLAADRVGLAPVGRLPLTVPRVAGALLGIAAVTLAQLGRPVGELAVGAVLVAVAGGLAVALQSALNGRVSAAGTTAAGIAVNFAVGTPVILAVAALVGAFAARPSWPTQWWWYGGGLLGVGIVLSLLVGVRAVGVLRTGLALVAGQLAGALLLDVLLPGGAGVRVPVLAGAALTVVAVLVAGVRRRGPIRVAPDRSREPDGRLVG, encoded by the coding sequence GTGAGGCCACTGCCGCCGTCGGCCGCCCTCGCCCTGGTCGTGCTGGGCGGGGCGGCCTCGGCGGCGCAGGGCGTGGTCAACGCCGGGCTGGGTGAGCGGGCCGGCAACCCGGTGCTCGGCGCGGTGGTCAACAACCTCGGTGGCAGCCTGCTGGTGGCGCTGGGGCTGCTCGCCGTCCCGTCGATGCGGGCCGGGCTGGCCGCGCTGCGCCGCTCCGGGCTGCCGTGGTGGTCATATCTCGGTGGGCTCGGCGGCGCGGCGATCGTGGTGATCGGCACGTACGTCGTACCCGTGCTCGGGGTCGCGGTCTTCACCATCGCCCAGGTGGCCGGCGGCAGCCTCGGCGGGTTGGCCGCCGACCGGGTCGGGCTGGCCCCGGTGGGGCGGCTGCCGCTCACCGTGCCCCGGGTGGCCGGGGCGCTGCTCGGCATCGCGGCGGTCACCCTGGCCCAGCTCGGCCGGCCGGTCGGGGAGCTGGCGGTCGGCGCGGTCCTCGTCGCGGTGGCCGGCGGCCTGGCGGTCGCCCTCCAGTCCGCGCTGAACGGGCGGGTCTCCGCCGCCGGCACCACCGCCGCGGGGATCGCGGTCAACTTCGCCGTCGGCACCCCGGTCATCCTGGCCGTCGCCGCGCTCGTCGGGGCGTTCGCGGCCCGCCCGAGCTGGCCCACCCAGTGGTGGTGGTACGGCGGTGGCCTGCTCGGCGTCGGCATCGTGCTCTCCCTGCTGGTCGGCGTCCGCGCGGTCGGTGTGCTCCGGACCGGCCTGGCGTTGGTCGCCGGGCAGCTGGCCGGTGCCCTGCTGCTGGACGTGCTGCTGCCCGGCGGGGCGGGCGTGCGGGTGCCGGTGCTGGCCGGCGCGGCGCTCACCGTGGTCGCGGTGCTGGTGGCCGGGGTGCGGCGGCGCGGCCCGATCCGTGTGGCGCCGGACCGCAGCCGGGAACCGGATGGCAGACTGGTCGGGTGA
- the hisG gene encoding ATP phosphoribosyltransferase, with amino-acid sequence MLRVAVPNKGALAEKAAEMLREAGYRQRTDPKDLVCRDEPNDIEFFYLRPKDIATYVGSGDLDVGITGRDLLIDSGAPAEEVVDLAFGRATFRFAARPDDVHSVQELGGHRIATAYPGLVERYLGEQGVKADVIRLDGAVENAIRLGVADVVADVVETGATLRQAGLVVFGEPLLRSSAVLVRRAGAPACTQAEQLLRRLHGVLVARRYVMLAYDVPAGLLERASSLTPGIESPTVSPLHREGWVAVQAMVKRDDVHRIMDELYELGARAILVTNIHACRL; translated from the coding sequence ATGCTGCGTGTCGCCGTACCCAACAAGGGCGCCCTGGCCGAGAAGGCCGCCGAGATGCTGCGCGAGGCGGGCTACCGCCAGCGCACCGACCCGAAGGACCTGGTCTGCCGGGACGAGCCCAACGACATCGAATTCTTCTACCTGCGGCCGAAGGACATCGCCACCTACGTCGGCTCCGGTGACCTCGACGTCGGGATCACCGGCCGGGACCTGCTGATCGACTCGGGCGCGCCGGCCGAGGAGGTGGTGGACCTGGCCTTCGGGCGGGCCACCTTCCGCTTCGCCGCCCGCCCCGACGACGTCCACTCCGTGCAGGAGCTGGGCGGGCACCGGATCGCCACCGCGTACCCGGGGCTGGTGGAGCGCTACCTCGGCGAGCAGGGCGTCAAGGCCGACGTGATCCGCCTCGACGGCGCGGTGGAGAACGCCATCCGGCTGGGCGTGGCCGACGTGGTCGCGGACGTCGTGGAGACCGGTGCCACGCTGCGCCAGGCCGGCCTGGTGGTCTTCGGCGAGCCGCTGCTGCGCTCGTCCGCGGTGCTGGTCCGCCGGGCCGGCGCGCCGGCCTGCACCCAGGCCGAGCAGCTGCTGCGCCGGCTGCACGGGGTGCTGGTCGCCCGCCGGTACGTGATGCTCGCCTACGACGTGCCGGCCGGCCTGCTGGAGCGGGCCAGCTCGCTGACCCCGGGCATCGAGTCGCCGACCGTCTCCCCGCTGCACCGGGAGGGCTGGGTCGCGGTGCAGGCGATGGTGAAGCGCGACGACGTGCACCGGATCATGGACGAGCTCTACGAGCTGGGCGCCCGGGCCATCCTGGTCACCAACATCCACGCCTGCCGGCTGTGA
- a CDS encoding phosphoribosyl-ATP diphosphatase yields MKTFEELFAELQAKAAAGTPGSGTVAALDKGVHFIGKKVVEEAAESWMAAEHEGPERAAEEISQLLYQAQVLMIATGLELKDVYRHL; encoded by the coding sequence GTGAAGACGTTCGAGGAGTTGTTCGCCGAGCTGCAGGCCAAGGCCGCCGCCGGCACCCCGGGCTCCGGCACGGTCGCCGCGCTGGACAAGGGGGTGCACTTCATCGGCAAGAAGGTCGTCGAGGAGGCGGCCGAGTCGTGGATGGCCGCCGAGCACGAGGGCCCCGAGCGGGCCGCGGAGGAGATCTCCCAGCTGCTCTACCAGGCCCAGGTGCTGATGATCGCCACCGGTCTCGAACTCAAGGACGTCTACCGACATCTCTGA
- the ribH gene encoding 6,7-dimethyl-8-ribityllumazine synthase, which translates to MAGFGEPGVHTVDAAGLTVGVVAARWHGDLTDHMVDRAVEAARACGARAVVARVAGSVELPVVAQAMARRYDVVVALGVVVRGATAHFDFVCRSVTDGLTRVALDEGKPVAHGVLTVETIEQARDRAGLPGSAEDKGWAATVAALDAALAIRGLSASAQRVGFGG; encoded by the coding sequence GTGGCGGGTTTCGGCGAACCGGGTGTGCACACCGTCGACGCGGCGGGGCTGACCGTCGGCGTGGTGGCCGCCCGCTGGCACGGTGACCTCACCGACCACATGGTCGACCGGGCGGTCGAGGCGGCGCGGGCGTGCGGCGCGCGGGCCGTGGTGGCCCGGGTGGCCGGCTCGGTCGAGCTGCCCGTGGTGGCCCAGGCGATGGCCCGCCGGTACGACGTGGTGGTCGCCCTCGGCGTGGTGGTCCGCGGCGCGACCGCCCACTTCGACTTCGTGTGCCGCTCGGTGACCGACGGACTGACCCGGGTCGCGCTGGACGAGGGGAAGCCGGTCGCGCACGGGGTGCTCACCGTGGAGACCATCGAGCAGGCCCGGGACCGGGCCGGGCTGCCCGGCTCCGCCGAGGACAAGGGCTGGGCGGCCACCGTGGCCGCCCTGGACGCCGCGCTGGCGATCCGTGGCCTCTCCGCGAGCGCCCAGCGGGTCGGCTTCGGCGGCTGA
- a CDS encoding bifunctional 3,4-dihydroxy-2-butanone-4-phosphate synthase/GTP cyclohydrolase II translates to MSSFGSIAQAVADIAAGRPVVVVDDEDRENEGDLIFAAELATPELVAFMVRYTSGYICVPLTESECDRLDLPPMHHTNQDRRGTAYTVTVDAREGVSTGISAADRSHTIRLLADAGTDPTDLARPGHVVPLRAREGGVLRRPGHTEAAVDLTRLAGLRPAGVLCELVNDDGTMMRLPDLEKFCAEHGLTLVTIADLIAHRRRTEKQVEQVADARMPTPYGVFRALGYRSEHDSAEHVALVMGDLGDGRDVLVRVHSECLTGDVFGSLRCDCGPQLQAALARVAQEGRGVVLYVRGHEGRGIGLLHKLRAYQLQDSGRDTVDANLDLGLPADARDYGTGAQILYDLGVRSMRLITNNPAKRAGLEGYGLTVSGREGLSIRSNPENVRYLRTKRDRMGHLLDELDELDEQTEAPMGRPVAGDEIGA, encoded by the coding sequence ATGAGCAGCTTCGGCAGTATCGCGCAGGCGGTGGCGGACATCGCCGCCGGCCGGCCCGTCGTCGTGGTCGACGACGAGGACCGGGAGAACGAGGGCGACCTGATCTTCGCGGCCGAGCTGGCCACCCCGGAGCTGGTCGCGTTCATGGTCCGCTACACCTCCGGCTACATCTGCGTGCCGCTCACCGAGAGCGAGTGCGACCGGCTGGACCTGCCGCCGATGCACCACACCAACCAGGACCGGCGCGGCACCGCCTACACGGTGACCGTGGACGCCCGGGAGGGGGTCAGCACCGGCATCTCCGCCGCCGACCGCTCGCACACCATCCGGCTGCTCGCCGACGCCGGCACCGACCCCACCGACCTGGCCCGACCCGGGCACGTGGTGCCGCTGCGCGCCCGCGAGGGCGGGGTGCTGCGCCGCCCCGGGCACACCGAGGCGGCCGTCGACCTGACCCGGCTGGCCGGGCTGCGCCCGGCGGGCGTGCTCTGCGAGCTGGTCAACGACGACGGCACCATGATGCGCCTGCCGGACCTGGAGAAGTTCTGCGCCGAGCACGGGCTGACCCTGGTCACCATCGCCGATCTGATCGCGCACCGGCGGCGTACCGAGAAGCAGGTCGAGCAGGTCGCCGACGCGCGGATGCCCACCCCGTACGGGGTGTTCCGGGCGCTCGGCTACCGCAGCGAGCACGACTCCGCCGAGCACGTCGCGCTGGTCATGGGCGACCTCGGCGACGGGCGGGACGTGCTGGTCCGGGTGCACTCCGAGTGCCTCACCGGGGACGTCTTCGGTTCGCTGCGCTGCGACTGCGGGCCGCAGTTGCAGGCCGCCCTGGCCCGGGTGGCGCAGGAGGGGCGCGGAGTGGTGCTCTATGTGCGCGGCCACGAGGGGCGGGGCATCGGCCTGCTGCACAAGCTCCGGGCGTACCAGCTTCAGGACTCCGGCCGGGACACCGTGGACGCCAACCTCGACCTGGGGCTGCCCGCCGACGCCCGGGACTACGGCACCGGCGCGCAGATCCTCTACGACCTCGGGGTGCGCTCGATGCGGCTGATCACCAACAACCCGGCCAAGCGGGCCGGGCTGGAGGGGTACGGCCTGACCGTGAGCGGCCGCGAGGGCCTGTCCATCCGGTCGAACCCGGAGAACGTGCGCTACCTGCGCACCAAGCGGGACCGGATGGGGCACCTGCTGGACGAGTTGGACGAGCTGGACGAGCAGACCGAGGCGCCGATGGGCCGCCCGGTCGCCGGCGACGAGATCGGAGCGTAG
- the pnuC gene encoding nicotinamide riboside transporter PnuC, with protein MGPLGWLLDAQVQVAGSPVLVREIVGNVFGLASALLGLRRLVWAWPVGMIGNALLFTVFLGGVFATPQAHDLYGQAGRQVFFFAVSVYGWWRWSRNRRSAGGEQPAVLPRWATGRERLVLLAAAAVGTAAAYPVLAALGSWGPLPDAWILVGSLLATYGMARGWVEFWLVWIAVDAVGVPLLLDGGFYPSAAMYLVYGAFCAWGFAAWWRTSRATPPNRTPIPPTYSEAVA; from the coding sequence ATGGGCCCGCTCGGTTGGCTGCTCGACGCCCAGGTCCAGGTGGCCGGCTCGCCGGTGCTGGTCCGGGAGATCGTCGGCAACGTCTTCGGGCTGGCCTCGGCGCTGCTCGGGCTGCGCCGGCTGGTGTGGGCCTGGCCGGTCGGCATGATCGGCAACGCGCTGCTGTTCACCGTCTTCCTCGGCGGCGTCTTCGCCACCCCGCAGGCGCACGACCTCTACGGCCAGGCCGGCCGGCAGGTCTTCTTCTTCGCCGTCAGCGTCTACGGCTGGTGGCGCTGGTCGCGCAACCGCCGCTCGGCCGGCGGGGAGCAGCCCGCGGTGCTGCCGCGCTGGGCCACCGGCCGGGAACGCCTCGTCCTGCTCGCGGCGGCGGCCGTCGGCACCGCGGCGGCCTACCCGGTGCTGGCCGCGCTCGGCTCCTGGGGCCCGCTGCCGGACGCCTGGATCCTGGTCGGCAGCCTGCTCGCCACCTACGGCATGGCCCGGGGCTGGGTCGAGTTCTGGCTGGTCTGGATCGCCGTCGACGCGGTCGGCGTGCCGCTGCTGCTGGACGGCGGCTTCTATCCGTCGGCCGCCATGTACCTGGTCTACGGCGCCTTCTGCGCCTGGGGCTTCGCCGCCTGGTGGCGGACCTCCCGGGCGACCCCGCCGAACCGCACCCCGATTCCGCCGACGTACTCGGAGGCAGTGGCATGA
- a CDS encoding riboflavin synthase produces the protein MFTGIVEELGEVVRATETAADSALVAIRGPLVTSDARHGDSIAVNGVCLTVVDVDGGVFTADVMGETLRRSALGGLRPGDPVNLERAAALGSRLGGHLVQGHVDGVGELLSREPAAQWETVRFRLPAGLARYVVEKGSITIDGVSLTVAEVGDDWFTVGLIPTTLTLTTLGAKRPGDPVNLEVDVLAKYVERLLGDRSAGGVR, from the coding sequence ATGTTCACCGGCATCGTCGAGGAGTTGGGCGAGGTCGTCCGCGCCACCGAGACCGCGGCGGACTCCGCGCTGGTCGCCATCCGTGGCCCGCTGGTCACCTCCGACGCCCGGCACGGCGACTCCATCGCGGTCAACGGGGTCTGCCTGACCGTGGTGGACGTCGACGGCGGGGTCTTCACCGCCGACGTGATGGGGGAGACGCTGCGCCGCTCCGCGCTCGGCGGGCTGCGCCCCGGCGACCCGGTCAACCTGGAACGGGCCGCCGCGCTCGGCAGCCGGCTCGGCGGGCACCTGGTGCAGGGGCACGTCGACGGGGTCGGCGAGCTGCTCTCCCGGGAGCCGGCCGCGCAGTGGGAGACCGTCCGCTTCCGGCTCCCCGCCGGGCTCGCCCGCTATGTGGTGGAGAAGGGCTCGATCACCATCGACGGCGTCTCGCTGACCGTCGCCGAGGTCGGGGACGACTGGTTCACCGTCGGGCTGATCCCGACCACGCTCACGCTGACCACGCTCGGCGCGAAGCGCCCCGGCGACCCGGTCAACCTGGAGGTCGACGTGCTGGCCAAGTACGTCGAGCGGCTGCTCGGCGACCGGTCGGCGGGGGGTGTCCGCTGA
- the ribD gene encoding bifunctional diaminohydroxyphosphoribosylaminopyrimidine deaminase/5-amino-6-(5-phosphoribosylamino)uracil reductase RibD, translating to MASVSVDEAMRRAIALAARGLGTTSPNPVVGCVLLDADGEVVGEGFHAYAGGPHAEIVALAQAGRRARGGTAVVTLEPCDHTGRTGPCSHALIAAGIARAVVAVPDPNPVASGGAATLRAAGVQVEFGVRAPEAEAGNIAWLTSMRRGWPYVIWKYAATLDGRSAAADGSSMWITSEAARIDVHALRGTVDAVIAGVGTVLADDPRLTARNLRDGTLAIRQPLRVVVDSSGRTPLDARVRDGAARTWIATTAEVGAGPDGRVDLPALLAELHHRGVRAALLEGGPRLAGAFLAAGLVDKVVGYVAPKLLGAGPTALLDAGVGTIADAIDLELTDVTQVGPDLRITALPRKREA from the coding sequence ATGGCGAGCGTCTCCGTGGACGAGGCGATGCGTCGCGCGATCGCGCTGGCCGCCCGCGGGCTCGGCACCACCAGCCCCAACCCGGTCGTCGGCTGCGTCCTGCTCGACGCCGACGGTGAGGTCGTCGGCGAGGGTTTCCACGCGTACGCGGGCGGACCGCACGCCGAGATCGTCGCGCTCGCCCAGGCCGGCCGGCGGGCCCGTGGCGGCACCGCCGTGGTCACCCTGGAACCCTGCGACCACACCGGCCGCACCGGCCCCTGCAGCCACGCGCTGATCGCCGCCGGGATCGCCCGGGCGGTCGTCGCCGTGCCCGACCCCAACCCCGTCGCCTCCGGGGGCGCGGCCACGCTGCGCGCCGCCGGGGTCCAGGTCGAGTTCGGGGTACGCGCGCCCGAGGCCGAGGCCGGCAACATCGCCTGGCTGACCTCGATGCGCCGCGGCTGGCCGTACGTGATCTGGAAGTACGCGGCCACCCTCGACGGGCGCTCCGCGGCGGCCGACGGCAGCAGCATGTGGATCACCTCCGAGGCCGCCCGGATCGACGTGCACGCCCTGCGCGGCACGGTCGACGCGGTCATCGCCGGGGTCGGCACCGTGCTCGCCGACGATCCCCGCCTGACCGCCCGCAACCTGCGCGACGGCACCCTGGCCATCCGGCAGCCGCTGCGGGTGGTGGTGGACAGCTCGGGGCGTACCCCCCTCGACGCCCGGGTCCGCGACGGCGCCGCCCGGACCTGGATCGCCACCACCGCGGAGGTCGGGGCGGGCCCGGACGGCCGGGTCGACCTGCCGGCGCTCCTGGCCGAGCTGCACCACCGCGGCGTGCGGGCCGCGCTGCTGGAGGGCGGCCCCCGGCTGGCCGGCGCGTTCCTCGCCGCCGGGCTGGTCGACAAGGTCGTCGGCTACGTCGCCCCGAAGCTGCTCGGCGCCGGCCCGACCGCGCTGCTGGACGCCGGCGTCGGCACCATCGCCGACGCCATCGACCTGGAACTCACCGACGTCACGCAGGTCGGCCCCGACCTGCGGATCACCGCGCTGCCCCGGAAGAGGGAGGCCTGA